In one window of Myxocyprinus asiaticus isolate MX2 ecotype Aquarium Trade chromosome 43, UBuf_Myxa_2, whole genome shotgun sequence DNA:
- the ogdhb gene encoding 2-oxoglutarate dehydrogenase complex component E1, translating to MHRLRTCAARLRPLTASQSAQSFSQQRTVAAPGVLRTLQPIRCYTAPVAAEPFLNGTSSNYVEEMYYAWLEDPKSVHKSWDIFFRNANSGAPPGTAYQSPPPLTVRLSGLSQAQTLVAAQPSVEKLVEDHLAVQSLIRAYQIRGHHVAQLDPLGIMDADLDSCVPADIITSSDKLGFYGLEETDLDKVFRLPTTTFIGGSESALPLREIIRRLEMAYCQHIGVEFMFINDLEQCQWIRQKFEKPGVMQFTLDEKRRLLARMIRSTRFEEFLQRKWSSEKRFGLEGSDSLIPALKTIIDKSSENGVESVIMGMPHRGRLNVLANVIRKELEQIFCQFDSKLEAADEGSGDVKYHLGMYHRRINRVTDRHITLSLMANPSHLEAVDPVVQGKTKAEQFYCGDSDGNRVMSILLHGDAAFAGQGIVYETFHLSDLPSYSTHGTVHVVVNNQIGFTTDPRMARSSPYPTDVARVVNAPIFHVNADDPEAVMYVCNVAAEWRATFHKDVVVDLVSYRRNGHNEMDEPMFTQPLMYKQIKKQKPVLQKYAEKLIAEGAVTRQEYEEEIVRYDKICEEAYARSKDEKILHIKHWLDSPWPGFFTLDGQPKSMSCPSTGLNEEVLNHIGQVASSVPVEDFTIHGGLARILKGRAGMVQNRSVDWALGEYMAFGSLLKEGIHVRLSGQDVERGTFSHRHHVLHDQNVDKRTCIPMNYMDPNQAPYTVCNSSLSEYGVLGFELGFAMASPNALVLWEAQFGDFHNTAQCIIDQFISPGQAKWVRQNGIVLLLPHGMEGMGPEHSSARPERFLQMCNDDPDVFPKITEDFAVRQLYDCNWIVVNCSTPANYFHVLRRQIILPFRKPLIIFTPKSLLRHPEAKSSFDEMLPGTHFRRLIPEEGSASQNSAGVKHLIFCTGKVYYELTKERKTRGMDNTVAISRIEQLSPFPFDLVKAEAEKYPQAQLLWCQEEHKNQGYYDYVKPRISRTLNNSRPVWYAGREPAAAPATGNKKAHLMELERFLDTAFNLDAFQGQS from the exons TCTTGGGACATCTTCTTCCGTAACGCTAACTCAGGTGCTCCCCCCGGCACCGCCTACCAGAGCCCCCCTCCACTGACGGTGAGGCTGTCAGGACTGTCTCAGGCCCAGACGCTGGTTGCAGCTCAACCCAGTGTGGAAAAACTGGTGGAAGACCACCTGGCCGTTCAATCCCTCATTCGTGCCTACCAG ATTCGGGGACATCACGTTGCACAGCTGGATCCTCTTGGAATTATGGATGCTGATCTTGATTCATGCGTTCCTGCAGATATTATCACATCGTCTGATAAACTTG GCTTCTATGGTCTGGAAGAGACCGATCTGGATAAAGTGTTCCGGCTTCCCACGACCACCTTCATTGGGGGCAGTGAGAGTGCCCTTCCACTCAGGGAAATCATCCGACGTTTAGAG ATGGCGTACTGTCAGCACATCGGGGTAGAGTTCATGTTCATCAATGATCTGGAGCAGTGTCAGTGGATCAGGCAGAAGTTTGAGAAGCCTGGAGTGATGCAGTTTACGCTGGATGAGAAGAGGAGGCTACTGGCCCGTATGATCCGCTCAACCAG GTTTGAGGAGTTCCTCCAGAGGAAGTGGTCATCAGAGAAACGTTTTGGACTGGAGGGATCCGATTCTCTCATTCCTGCACTGAAAACCATCATTGACAAGTCCAGTGAGAATGGAGTGGAGAGCGTCATCATGGGCATGCCACACAG AGGTCGTCTGAATGTGCTTGCTAACGTTATCCGTAAGGAGCTGGAGCAGATCTTCTGCCAGTTTGATTCCAAGCTGGAAGCTGCTGATGAG GGCTCCGGTGATGTGAAGTATCATCTGGGTATGTACCACAGACGCATCAACCGGGTCACCGACCGCCACATCACCCTATCTCTGATGGCCAACCCCTCACACCTGGAGGCTGTGGACCCTGTAGTGCAGGGCAAGACCAAAGCAGAGCAGTTCTACTGTGGTGACTCCGATGGCAACAGG GTGATGTCCATCTTGTTGCATGGAGATGCAGCCTTTGCAGGTCAGGGCATCGTCTATGAGACCTTCCATTTGAGTGACTTGCCATCCTACAGCACTCATGGCACTGTGCATGTGGTGGTCAACAACCAG ATCGGCTTCACCACTGACCCTCGGATGGCCCGCTCCTCACCGTACCCAACCGACGTGGCCAGAGTGGTCAACGCTCCCATTTTCCATGTTAACGCAGATGATCCTGAGGCCGTGATGTACGTGTGTAACGTGGCCGCAGAGTGGAGGGCAACCTTCCATAAAGATGTGGTGGTTGATCTG GTGAGCTACAGACGGAACGGCCACAATGAGATGGACGAGCCGATGTTTACTCAACCATTAATGTACAAACAGATAAAGAAACAGAAACCTGTTCTACAGAAATATGCTGAAAAACTCATTGCAGAGGGAGCTGTCACCAGACAGGAATATGAG GAGGAAATTGTCAGATATGACAAAATCTGTGAGGAGGCGTATGCTCGTTCTAAAGATGAAAAAATCCTGCACATCAAACACTGGCTTGACTCACCTTGgccag GTTTCTTCACTCTGGATGGCCAACCCAAGAGCATGAGCTGTCCGTCCACTGGTCTGAATGAGGAAGTGCTTAATCACATTGGTCAGGTGGCTTCCTCTGTGCCTGTGGAGGATTTCACTATTCATGGAG GTCTCGCTCGTATTCTGAAGGGCAGAGCAGGGATGGTGCAGAACCGCTCAGTGGATTGGGCTCTGGGAGAGTACATGGCCTTCGGCTCTCTGCTGAAGGAAGGAATTCATGTGCGTCTCAGTGGCCAGGACGTGGAAAGAGGCACCTTCAG TCATCGCCACCACGTGCTGCATGATCAGAATGTAGACAAAAGGACTTGCATTCCCATGAACTACATGGATCCAAACCAGGCTCCTTACACTGTGTGCAACAGCTCCCTATCTGAATATGGGGTTCTAG GTTTTGAGTTGGGCTTTGCCATGGCAAGTCCTAACGCTTTAGTGCTTTGGGAAGCTCAGTTTGGAGACTTCCATAACACAGCCCAGTGTATCATTGACCAGTTCATCTCCCCTGGCCAGGCCAAGTGGGTCAGACAGAATGGAATCGTGCTATTGCTGCCTCACGGAATGGAGGGCATG GGCCCAGAGCACTCATCTGCCCGTCCAGAGAGATTCTTGCAGATGTGCAATGACGACCCTGATGTTTTCCCG AAAATCACAGAAGACTTTGCCGTTCGGCAGCTGTATGACTGTAACTGGATTGTGGTGAACTGCTCCACTCCTGCAAACTACTTTCATGTCCTGAGAAGGCAAATTATTTTGCCCTTCAGAAAGCCT CTTATTATCTTCACGCCTAAATCACTGTTACGCCACCCAGAGGCCAAGTCAAGTTTTGACGAAATGTTACCAG GCACACACTTCAGACGTTTGATTCCAGAGGAAGGAAGTGCATCCCAGAATTCAGCGGGAGTGAAGCATCTCATCTTCTGCACAGGGAAGGTTTACTATGAACTCACCAAAGAGCGAAAAACCAGGGGCATGGACAACACAGTGGCCATCAGCCGCATTGAGCAG CTCTCTCCATTCCCATTTGACCTGGTGAAGGCAGAGGCAGAGAAGTATCCACAGGCACAGCTGCTGTGGTGTCAGGAGGAACATAAGAATCAAGGCTACTATGACTACGTCAAGCCACGCATCAGCAGAACCCTCAATAACAGCCGTCCCGTTTG GTACGCTGGTCGAGAACCTGCTGCTGCCCCCGCCACAGGGAACAAGAAGGCGCATCTCATGGAGCTGGAGCGCTTTCTGGACACAGCCTTCAACCTAGATGCCTTTCAGGGGCAGTCTTAA
- the LOC127433902 gene encoding poly(ADP-ribose) glycohydrolase-like, with protein sequence MSRNNSDQMKDILNPTDNSGNAEPPQKDGPSKQRLHSDTGDEGTTHSMSGRAEHVGHQGAMHTLRSLNKMPDCLRGQLNQLSNSPEHTVLIDTVCFRAGLIAPYQRHHVWDASHVKLPHIYQPPAAHQSSHKSSHDTHHAQPSRWQVTQTVLNKLKGNFSIGDIQTAIMAYNSSYKKIWTFEALQYYGQKVNSMDNCLNTVIPKMAKLALDLPDLIQQPIPLLRRQQYRAITLSQQQISCLLANAFFCTFPHRNNTKQSSEYASFPTINFNSLFCNPMRDQEQAVKKAQKLRAIFHYFTTVTSDSSDVPPQSKPDGLVTFERISIPASQLPDWKNQKKTLKHLEISSKGSIEEEGTGMLQVDFACKYIGGGVLGSGLVQEEILFLMSPELIVARLFTEKLEDNECLKITGSQVYSLYSGYSKSFEWAGPYFDKTKRDEWKRRYRQIVAIDALNFKNPKEQYTKENIKRELNKAYVGFKGDPKTDQENLPAIATGNWGCGAFNGDPKLKALIQLMAAAVAKRDMAYFTFGNEKLAKEVQIMHHHLVDKKVTVDKLYQILKDYCGHYARDHQAKDLYRYVSEKTGSKHSLL encoded by the exons ATGTCTCGTAACAACAGCGATCAGATGAAGGACATTTTAAATCCGACAGATAACAGTGGAAACGCTGAACCGCCACAAAAAGATGGGCCTTCAAAGCAGCGCTTACATAGTGATACTGGAGACGAAGGGACCACACATAGTATGTCTGGAAGAGCAGAACATGTGGGACACCAGGGGGCCATGCATACCCTCAGGTCACTCAACAAAATGCCAGACTGCTTAAGGGGTCAGCTAAATCAGCTATCAAACAGCCCAGAACACACAGTACTGATAGAC aCAGTGTGTTTCCGAGCTGGTCTAATCGCCCCTTACCAAAGACATCACGTTTGGGATGCCTCCCATGTTAAGTTACCACATATTTAT CAACCCCCTGCTGCTCACCAGAGTTCCCATAAGAGTTCCCATGACACTCACCACGCACAACCCTCTCGCTGGCAAGTCACTCAGACAGTGTTGAACAAACTCAAAGGCAATTTCTCTATTGGGGATATTCAG ACTGCAATTATGGCGTACAATTCCAGCTATAAGAAAATCTGGACTTTCGAAGCACTTCAATATTACGGCCAG AAAGTGAACTCAATGGACAATTGTCTGAATACGGTGATCCCTAAAATGGCTAAACTAGCTCTTGATTTACCTGATCTCATTCAGCAG CCCATCCCCCTTCTGCGAAGGCAACAGTACCGGGCCATAACTCTGTCTCAGCAGCAGATATCCTGTCTGTTAGCCAATGCCTTCTTCTGCACTTTCCCTCACAGGAACAACACTAAGCAAAGCTCAGAATACGCCAGTTTCCCGACCATTAATTTTAACAG CCTGTTTTGTAACCCGATGAGAGACCAAGAGCAAGCAGTTAAAAAGGCACAGAAACTGAGAGCCATATTCCATTACTTCACCACTGTGACAAGTGACAGTTCTGATGTACCCCCAC AATCTAAACCAGATGGTCTGGTTACTTTTGAAAGGATCAGCATTCCAGCCTCTCAGCTCCCTGATTGGAAGAA TCAGAAGAAGACCCTGAAGCACCTGGAAATCTCTTCAAAAGGGTCCATTGAGGAAGAGGGAACAGGCATGCTACAG GTCGACTTTGCATGTAAATACATTGGTGGTGGAGTGCTGGGATCAGGACTGGTTCAGGAAGAGATCCTCTTCCTCATGAGTCCTGAGCTCATTGTGGCCAGACTCTTCACAGAGAAACTGGAAGATAACGAGTGCCTGAAGATCACAG GGTCCCAGGTGTACAGCTTGTATTCCGGCTACAGCAAATCCTTTGAGTGGGCGGGTCCATACTTTGATAAAACCAAGCG AGATGAATGGAAAAGACGTTATCGGCAGATAGTTGCCATTGATGCTCTGAACTTTAAGAACCCAAAGGAGCAGTACACCAAAGAGAACATAAAACGAGAACTCAACAAG GCTTATGTGGGATTCAAGGGAGACCCGAAAACCGATCAGGAAAACCTCCCAGCCATCGCAACAGGAAACTGGGGCTGTGGAGCCTTCAATGGTGACCCCAAACTCAAAG CTCTCATCCAGTTGATGGCTGCCGCTGTGGCTAAAAGAGACATGGCATACTTTACCTTTGGCAATGAAAAGCTGGCCAAGGAAGTGCAAATAATGCATCATCATCTGGTCGACAAAAAAGTAACCGTTG ATAAACTGTATCAGATACTGAAGGACTACTGTGGACATTATGCTCGAGATCATCAAGCAAAAGACCTGTACAGATACGTCAGTGAAAAGACTGGGTCTAAGCATAGCCTACTGTAA